The region GGAGCTCGCGACCTGCACGCTCAACGACATCCCGATCAAGGTCGCGATCATCAACAACTCGTCGCTCGGCATGGTGCGGCAGTGGCAGAGCCTCTTCTACGAGGGCCGGCACTCGTTCACCGACCTCGAGACCGGCGACGACGCCAAGATGATCCCCGACTTCGTCAAGCTCGGCGAGGCGTACGGCTGCCTCGCGATCCGCGTGACGAAGCCGGAGGAGATCGATGCGGCCATCCAGCTCGCGCTCGAGACCAACGACCGCCCGGTCGTGATCGACTTCATCGTCTCGAAGGACGCGATGGTGTGGCCGATGGTGCCGCAGGGCGTCTCGAACTCCTTCGTGCAGTACGCCAAGGAGCACAGCCCGGTGTGGGAGGAGGAGTGATGAGCACGCACGTCCTGTCGCTCCTCGTGGAGGACAAGCCGGGCCTCCTGACCCGCGTCGCCGGCCTCTTCGCGCGCCGCGGCTTCAACATCGAGTCGCTCGCGGTCGGCAAGACCGAGGTGCCGGGCCTGTCCCGCATCACCGCGGTCGTCGACGTCGAGGACCTGCCGCTCGAGCAGGTCACGAAGCAGCTCAACAAGCTCATCAACGTCGTGAAGATCGTCGAGCTCGAGCCCGCCCAGTCGGTGCAGCGCGAGCACATGCTCATCAAGGTGCGGGTCGACAACTCGACGCGGTCGCAGATCCTCGAGGCCGCGACGCTGTTCCGCGCGAGAGTCGTCGATGTCACGACCGACGCGCTCGTGATCGAGGTCACGGGCGACTCCCCGAAGTGCCAGGCGCTGCTGCGGCTCCTCGAGCCCTACGGCATCAAGGAGATCGCGCAGTCGGGCCTGCTGGCGATCGGCCGCGGCGGCAAGTCCATCAGCGAGCGCGCGCTCAAGCAGAGCTCCTGAACCCAGAACCAGACGAAGGAGACAGCATGACTGAGGTCATCTATGACGACGGTGCCGACCTCGGCATCATCCAGGGCAAGAAGGTCGCCATCATCGGCTACGGCTCGCAGGGCCACGCGCACGCGCAGAACCTGCGCGACTCGGGCGTCGAGGTGCGCGTCGGCCTCCAGCCCGAGTCGAAGAGCTGCCAGAAGGCGACCGAGCAGGGCTTCGAGGTCGGCACGCCGGCCGAGGTCGCCGAGTGGGCCGACGTCGTCGTGCTGCTCGCTCCCGACCAGCACCAGCGCCACATCTACAGCGACGAGGTCGCGCAGCACATGGGCGAGGGCAAGACGCTCCTGTTCAGCCACGGCTTCAACATCCGCTTCGGCTACATCGAGGCGCCCGAGGGCGTCGACGTCGTGCTCGTCGCGCCGAAGGGCCCGGGACACACCGTGCGCCGCGAGTTCCAGGCCGGTCGCGGCGTGCCCGTGATCGTCGCCGTCGAGAAGGATGCGTCGGGCTCGGCGTGGCAGACGGCGTGGTCGTACGCGAAGGCGATCGGCGGCCTCCGCGCCGGCGGCATCACCACGACCTTCACGGAGGAGACCGAGACCGACCTGTTCGGCGAGCAGGCCGTGCTGTGCGGCGGCACCTCGCAGCTGGTGCAGTACGGCTTCGAGACGCTCATCGAGGCCGGCTACCAGCCCGAGATCGCCTACTTCGAGGTGCTCCACGAGCTCAAGCTCATCGTCGACCTCATGTGGGAGGGCGGCATCGCGAAGCAGCGCTGGTCGATCTCCGACACCGCCGAGTACGGCGACTACGTCTCGGGTCCGCGCGTCATCAGCCCCGACGTGAAGCAGAACATGCAGGCCGTGCTCGCCGACATCCAGTCGGGCGCGTTCGCGAAGCGCTTCATCGAGGACCAGGACGCGGGCGCACCGGAGTTCACGCAGCTGCGCGAGCAGCAGCAGGGCCACCCGATCGAGGAGACCGGCAAGAAGCTGCGTGCGCTCTTCGCCTGGGAGCAGCCCGACGCCGACTACACGGACGGCTCGGCAGCCCGCTGACCGACGCCTGATCCGAGGAGGGGGCCCCGAGCGGGGTCCCCTCTTCGCGTCTCGCGCGTCCTCCTGCGATGTGCACGTTCCTGCGGTTTGGCACGCACACGGGCCGCAGGAGCGTGCACATCCCGACGCTCGGTGGAGCTCGATGTAGCGCGTTCCCAGGCAGGAGCGCTTGGGTGGGCCGCATGGCTTCGCTCTGGCTCGACACCGCGCCCACGATCGGCTTCGACGTAGCGGGCCGGCGCGACGCCGACGTCGTGGTCGTCGGCGCCGGCATCACCGGCCTCATGACCGCGGCGCTGCTCGCGGGTCGCGGCGCGCACGTCGTCGTGCTCGAGGCGCGGGAGGTCGTCGGCGCGGTCGCGACCGGCAACACGACTGCGAAGGTAAGCCTGCTGCAGAGCGACCGGCTGCACCGCGCGCTCGGGCTCGCGCGCCGCGAGGCGGTCGAGGCGTTCGTCGAGGGCTCGATCGCGGGGCAGCTGCGGCTGCGGGGTCTGCTCGCAGCTCGCGGCACGCCCGCCGAGGAGCGCACCGCGATCTCGTTCGCCTTCACCTCCGAGGGCGTCGCGTCGCTCGAGCGCGAGGTCGAGGCGGCGCGCGGCCTCGGCATCCCCGTCGAGTCGAGCGGCGCGGAGTCGCTCCCGTTCCGCGTCGCCGGGGCCATCCAGCTCATCGAGCAGGCGCAGGTGCAGCCCGTGGCGATGCTCGGCGCCCTCGCCGCCGAGCTGCGCGAGCACGGCGGCCGGATCGTGCGCGCGGAGGTGCGCTCGGTGCGCACGGTTGGCCGCGGCGTCGAGGTCGAGACCGACGCGGGCTCGTGGCACGCGAGCGCGGCGGTGCTCGCGACCGGCTCTCCGGTGCCGGCGCGCGCGACCTCGGCGCTGCTCACGGCGACGCGCTCCTACGCGGCGGCGTACCGCACGGCCGCGCCGCTCCCCGAGCCGATGGCGATCAGCGTCGACTCGCCGAGCCGCTCGATCCGCACCGCCGCCGGTCCCGACGGCGACGTGCTCGTCGCGGGCGGCCCCGCGCACGCCGTCGGCCGGCACGCCGACCCGCGGCGGCTCGTCGCCGAGCTCGACGCCTGGGTGCGGTCGCACTGGCCCGACGCCGAGCGCACGCACGTGTGGAGCGCGCAGGACTACGCGACGCCCGACCTGCTGCCGTGGATCGGCGCGCGCCCCGGCTCGCGCGGCCGCGTGCTGCTCGCGACCGGGTTCGACAAGTGGGGCATGTCGAGCGGCGCGATGAGCGCGATCGCCCTCGCGGGCCGCATCGCGGGGGAGGAGCCCGAGTGGGCCCGCACGCTCCGCCGGCGCGGCACGACGGTCGCCGGGCTCGGCAAGGCCGCCGGCGCCTTCGGCGCAGTCGTCGCCGCCGATGCGCGCGCGATGGCGTCGGCCCTGCAGCCCGCGAGCACGCCGGCGGAGGGCGAGGGCGAGCTCGGTCGCGAGGGCCTCCGGCTCGTCGCGACGTCGACCGTCGACGGCGAGACCCGGCGGGTGTCCGCCCACTGCCCGCACGTGGGCGCCCTCGTCGCCTGGAACACGCAGGACCGCAGCTGGGACTGCGTCGCGCACGGCTCGCGCTTCGCGCCCGACGGCTCGCGCCTCGAGGGCCCCGCGGACTGCCCGCTGCGCTCGCTCCGCCGCACCCCGCGAGCGAGCGAACCGGTCGCCGGCTGAGCGGCCGCGTCGGCCGTGGCAAGGTGGTCGCCGTGGACGACGTCACCCGGCCGGGATCCGTGGCCGCGTCGTACCGCCGCTGGGCGGCGGTCGAGGCGGACGGCCGCTCGCCCCGCTACGCCGAGTGGGCGCGCGGCGTGGCCGACGACGAGCCGCTGTGCGCGGCGCTCGCGCAGCTCGAGCCCATCAAGCGCCAGCCCAACCTGCTCTTCGCGGCCGCCCGCTTCGAGGGCGTCCCGCTCGTGCCGTGGAGCGACGCGCGCGAGATGATCGCCGAGGCCTGGGAGCGCATCCGATCGACGATGCTCGCCCGCTTGACGCAGACGAACGAGGCGAGGCGCATGGCGACGCTGCTGCCCGCGATCGCGCACCTCGAGGGGCCGATCGCGCTCGTCGAGGTCGGCGCCTCGGCGGGGCTGTGCCTCTACCCCGATCGCTGGCGCTACCGCTTCGGCGCAGGCCGGTACGTCGGCGATGCCGCGCTGCCGCTGCTCGAGACCGACGCGTCGCCCTCGACGCCGCTGCCCGCGAGGCCGCCCGTCGTCGCGTGGCGCGGCGGCATCGACCTGCAGCCGCTCGACCCCGCCGATCCGGCGACGAGGGCGTGGCTCGAGGCGCTCGTGTGGCCGGATGCGTCGGGCGGGCTCGACGGGGCGCGCGTCGACCGGCTGCGCACCGCGCTCGCGATCGCGCGGCGGGAACCGGCAGACGTGCGGCGCGGCGACCTCACGGTCGACACGCGCGCGATCGTCGAGGAGGCCGGCCGGCACGCCCCGACGGTCGTCGTCTGGCACTCCGCGGTGCTCGCCTACGTCTCGGCGTTCGAGCGCGCATCCTTCGCCGACCTGATGGCGGACCTGCAGGTCACGTGGGTCGCGAACGAGGGCGCCTCACTCGAGATCGGCCCGCCCGCGCCGTGGGCCGGAGCGGGCGACTTCGTGCTGCGCCGCGATGCCGAGCCGATCGCCGCCGTCGACCCGCACGGCGTCTCGATCACGTGGCTCAGCGACCTCGCGACGTGAGGCGGCGCCCACGCGATGGGGGAGTGACGGCGCGCGCATCGGCGCCTACGCTTGGAGGTGCCGCCCAGACCGACGCGATCGACCTCGGCGGAGGCGTGGCGATCGGCTACTTCTGGCGCATCGACGAGGACCCTGACGCGCGCATCCTGTCGCACTCTGGCAGGACGGGCAGCTTCCCGAGCGTGCTGCTCGCGGACGTCCTGAACGGCACCGCATCCATCGTGCTGTCGAACCAGGACTCCTCCGTCGACCGCATCGGCGCGAGGCTGCTCGACCTCGCGCCCTGACGCCGCCCCGCGGGCGCGTCGCGGCGCCCCGATAGGCTCAGAGGGATGAGCCGCGACGACGACGCCCTCCGCTGGGACGGTGACGAGGACCTCGACCTCGAGTCCTCCGCTGCCAGCGACGACGGCGCGCGACCCGGCGCATCCGCCCCCCTCGTCCACGAGGCCAGGCCTCGCGGGCCGCTCGGGTGGATCGCGCTCGCGCTCGCGCTCGCCGCGACCGCCGGCTGGATCGTGATCGTCGTCGCGAACCCCGTGCAGCAGCCGAGCCTGCTCGGCCTCGTGATGTACCAGCTCGGCGAGCTGCTCGCCGTCATCGCGCCGCTGCTGTGGTGGTGGTGCGTCGACCGGCTCGCGCCGCTCGCGCGCCGCGCGCCCTGGTGGATCGCCGGCCTCGCCGTCACCGCGCCGTGGCCGCTCGTCGCGGGGGTGCTCGCGTGAGCGCCCGGCAGCCCCACGAGGAGCGGCCCGGCGACGCATGGATCGTCGCCGTGCTGTTCGCGCTCGCGTTCGGCTATGACACGGTCGAGGCGGTCACGAACCTGCAGCAGCTGCCGCTCCTCTATGCGAGCGCCGGCATCGAGGCGTCGACCCCGTGGTGGCTGCTCGTGGCGAGCGTCGCGCTGCCCGTCGTGCTGTTCGCCCTCGCGCTCTGGATCGGGCGGCGGATGCGGCTGGTCGCGAAGGCGGGCATCATGCTCGTCGCGCTCGCGGTGAGCGCGCAGGCGAGCCTGCTCGCCGAGCAGCTCGCGCGCCAGATCGCGGTCGCCGCGCTCGGCGGCTGAGCGGGCTCGGCTCGCTCAGATCACCGACACGAGCACGAGCACGCCGAGCACGACCTGCCCGATCGCGCGCGGCGCGATCGGCACCGCGGCGGCGCCGAAGCGCTCGGGCTCGCGCGCGGCCTGCACGTTCGCGGGGAACACGGCGATGAGCAGCGCGATGAGCGCGATGCCGGCCGCGAAGCGCACGCCCCACCACGGCGCGAGCAGCGCCGCGCCGCCGACGATCTCGGCGACCCCGGAGATCGCGACCAGCGCGGGCGCCCAGCGCCGGTCGGGGCCCGCGAGGCCAGCGGGGATCATCGCCTGCATCGCCCGGCGCACGCGCGGCACGAAGTGGGTGATGCCCATGCCGACGAAGACCAGGGCGAGGATGATGCGCAGCACGAACTGCGCGAGAGCGAAGGCGTCCATCGCCTCCATCATCCCGCACCCCGCACCCCGCGCCGCGATCCGCCCGCCGCGGCCCGCCTCCACCGCCGGTCGGCGCCTCCTGCAGGTGCGTGGCGCTTCCCGCAGGTGGTTGGCGCCTTCCGCAGGCGAGAGGCGCCTCCCGAACCGCGTCCGCTGCGCCGCACCGCACCGCACCGCACTGAGCGGTCAACTCCGCGCGCGAGCGGTCAACTCGGCGCGTCACCGGTCAAGTCGGAGCCCCGCTCACGCGCGGAAGTGACCGCTCACGCGCGGAAGTGACCGCTCACGCGCGGAAGTGACCGCTCACGCGCGGAAGTGACCGCTCACGCGCGGAAGTGACCGCTCACGCGCGGAAGTGACCGCTCACACGCGGAAGTGACCGCTCACGCGGCGCGCGGCCGCCGGCTTGGAGCGGCGCGCTCGGCGCGGCACCCGCCCCTCAGTAGGCTGTGCTCGGCACGACGAGGTGCTGTCCGCGATCGCGAACCCTCCATCCGTGCAAGGAGCCCAGCATGACCAAGCCCGTCGTCCTGATCGCCGAGGAGCTCTCGGCCGCCACCGTCGACGCCCTCGGGCCCGACTTCGACGTGCGCCACGTCGACGGCACCGACCGCGACGCGCTCTTCGCAGCCCTCGCCGACGCATCCGCCGTGCTCGTGCGCAGCGCGACGCGCATCGACGCCGAAGCGCTCTCGCACGCGCCGCGCCTCAAGGTCGTCGCGCGCGCCGGCGTCGGCCTCGACAACGTCGAGATCCCCGCCGCGACGAAGGCGGGCGTCATGGTCGTCAACGCGCCGACCTCCAACATCGTCTCGGCCGCCGAGCTCGCGATCGCGCACCTCCTCGGCCTCGCGCGCCACATCCCCGCGGCGGACGCGTCCCTCAAGCGAGGCGAGTGGAAGCGGTCGGCGTTCACGGGCGTGGAGCTCTACGAGAAGACCGTCGGCATCGTCGGCCTCGGCCGCATCGGCGTGCTCGTCGCCGAGCGGCTCGCGGCCTTCGGCACGAAGCTCGTCGCCTACGACCCCTTCGTGAGCCCGGCGCGCGCCGCGCAGCTCGGCGTCGAGCTCCGCTCGCTCGAGGAGCTTATGGCCGAGAGCGACTTCATCACGATCCACATCCCGCGCACACCCGAGACCGTCGGCCTCATCGGCGCCGCGGAGCTCGCGCTCGCGAAGCCGACGCTGCGCATCGTGAACGCCTCGCGCGGCGGCATCATCGACGAGGCGGCGCTCGCCGAGGCGCTCCGCAGCGGCACGATCGCCGGCGCGGGCATCGACGTCTTCGTCACCGAGCCGCCGACCGACGACGCCCTCACGAGCGCACCGAACATCCAGGTCACGCCGCACCTCGGCGCATCCACCGACGAGGCGCAGGAGAAGGCCGGCATCGCCGTCGCGCGCTCGGTGCGGCTCGCGCTCTCGGGCGACCTCGTGCCGGATGCGGTGAACGTCGCCGGCGGCGTCATCGACGAGTACGTGCGACCGGGCATCGCGCTCGCCGAGCGGCTCGGGCAGTTCGCGGCCGGCCTCGCCGCCGGTCCCGTCGAGGCGGTCGACGTCGCGGTGCACGGCGAGCTCGCCGCCTACGACGTCAAGGTGCTGCGGCTCGCGGCGCTCAAGGGCTTCTTCTCGTCGATCGTGAGCGAGCAGGTGACGTTCGTGAACGCGCCCGTCATCGCCGAGTCGCGCGGCGTGACGAGCGAGCTCACGGCCGACGAGCGCAGCGACGAGTACCGCAACGTCGTCGAGGTGATCGTCGCGCGCAGCGACGGCCGCCGGGTGAGCGTCGAGGGCACCCTCACGGGCCCGAAGCAGGTCGAGAAGATCGTCGGCGTCAACGGCCAGTCGGTCGAGGTGCCGATGGCCCACCACTTCGTCGTGATGGAGTACGAGGACCGGCCCGGCATCGTCGCGGCCTACGGCTCGGCGTTCGGCGAGGCGAGCATCAACATCGCCGGCATGCAGATCGCCCGCACGCGTGCGGGCGGCGAGGCGCTCTCGATCATCACGATCGACCAGGCCGCGCCCGACGCGCTCGTCGAGCAGCTCGGCGCGACGATCCAGGCGAGGACGATCCGGCAGATCGAGATCCGCGAGCTCTGAGCGAGCCGCTCGGGGCGCTCACCCGGCGCGGATGAGCCCGTCGAGCCGCGCGATCACCCGGTCGACCGAGTCGGCGGGGATCGACTCGCTGCCGCCGAGCGCCGAGCGGAGGTAGATGCCGTCGCTCAAGCGCACGATGACGAGCGCGAGGTCGCGATCGCCGATGCTCGCCTCGAGCGCCGCGAGGTAGTGGTCGTCGAGCCGCGTGAGGGCGTCGCGCGCCGCGGCGTGCTCCTCGAGCTGGCCGAGCTGCAGCAGCGCGAGCAGCGTGCGGTCGACGGGCTGGTCGGCGATCACCGACTCGCGGAGGAACGCGGCGACCGCGTCGTCGAGCGCGCCGAGCCGCACCTCCTCCGCCTCGCCGAAGCGGTCGAGGCGCTCGGCGAGCCCCGCGACGAGCGCAGCCTTCGACCCGAAGTGGTAGAGCAGCCCGCCCTTCGAGACGCCGGCGGCCTCGGCTGTCGCGGCGAGCGTGCCGGCGCGCTCGCCGCGCTCGATCACGAGCTGCTCGAACGCGTCGAGGATGCGGTCACGAGTGTCGGCTGCCTTGCTCACGACCACACCATACCTTGCCACTGAACCGTCCGGACGGTACAGTGATCCGGTGACCCGATCGACTGCCTCCGCCATCGCCGCGCCCGCCCGAGCCGGAGCGCGCGAGTGGGGCGCGCTCGCGGTGCTCATGCTCCCGGTGCTGCTCATCTCGATCGACACGACCGCGCTCTCGTTCGCGCTCCCCGAGATCGCGGTCGCCCTGCAGCCGACCGCCGCGCAGCAGCTCTGGATCGTCGACGCCTACTCGCTCGTGCTCGCGACCCTGCTCGTCGCGATGGGCAACCTCGGCGACCGCGTCGGCCGCCGACGGCTGCTGCTCATCGGCGCGACGGGCTTCGCGGTCGTGTCGGTGCTCGCGGCGTTCGCCCCCACGGCCGAGCTGCTCATCGCCGCGCGCGCCGCGCTGGGCCTGTTCGGCGCGACCCTCATGCCCGCGACGCTCGCGCTGCTGCGCACGACGTTCCTCGACCGCGGCCAGCGCCGCCTCGCGGTCGCGATCTGGGCGACGGCGTTCTCGGTCGGCGCCGCCGCCGGCCCCGTCGTCGGCGGACTGCTGCTCGCGCACTTCGCGTGGGGCTCGATCTTCCTCATCGCCGTGCCGTTCCTGCTGCCGCTGCTCGTGCTCGCGCCGCTGCTCATCACCGAGTCGCGCGATCCCGCGCCCGGCCCGATCGACCCGCTCGGCATCGCCCTGTCGATGCTCGCCCTCGGCGGCCTCGCGGCCGGCGTGAAGGAGCTCGCGGTCGCGGGCCTCGACCCGATCGGCATCGCGCTCGTCGCGGTCGCCGCGCTCGCCGGCTGGCTGTTCGTGCGCCGCATGCGCCGACGCGCGAACCCGATGCTCGACGTCGCGCTCTTCCGCGTGCCGCAGTTCAGCGGCGCGCTCGTCGTCAACCTCCTGAGCGTCGTCGCGCTCACGGGCTTCCTCTTCTTCGTCACCCAGCACCTTCAGCTCGTCGAGGACCTCCCGGTGCTCGACGCGGCGCTCGTGCTCGTGCCGGGCGTCGTCGCGATGATCGTCTCCGGCCTCGCGGTCGTGCGCGTCGTGCGCGCCGTCGACCCCGGCATCGCGGTCGTCGTCGCGCTCGGCAGCTCGGCGGCCGCGTACGGCATCCTCGCGGTGCTCGGCGAGGACGTGAGCCTCGCGGGCATCGTCGGCGCCTTCGCGCTGCTCGGCATCGGCATCGGCGCGGCCGAGACCGTCTCGAACGACCTCGTGCTCAGCGCCGTCCCGCCCGCGAAGGCGGGTGCCGCATCCGCCCTCTCCGAGACGGCGTACGAGTTCGGCGCGGTGCTCGGCACGACGCTGCTCGGCGGCCTCGTCACGGCGGTCTACCGCTCGACGCTCGCGCTGCCGGCGGGCATCGACCCGGGCGTCGCGGCGGCGGCGCGCGAGACGCTCGGCGGGGCGATCGCGGCCGCGCCGGGCGCGGGCGAGGCGGCGGATGCCGTGATCGCGGCCGCGAGGACGGCGTTCGACCACGGCGTGGTCGCCACGAGCGCGCTCGGGGCGGGCCTCATGCTCGTCGCGATGGTCGTGGCCTTCCGTACCCTGCGGCACCCCGAGCACTGATCCGGCTGATCGCCGATCCGCCCGGCCGCTGACGGCCTGGCCCGTGTGGGCGCGCCGGGCTAGCGTCTCGCCATGGACACCACCGGAGGCGCAGCTCGCGCCCGCATCGTGCTCGTCCCCGGCTTCTGGCTGGGTGCCTGGGCCTGGGACGAGGTCGCCGCGCTGCTGCGCGAGCGCGGCCACGACGTCACCGCGCTAACCCTGCCGGGCCTCGAGCCCGATCACGCCGACCGGGGGAGCGTGCGGCTCGACGACCACGTCGCCGCGATTGAGGCGGCGATCGCGGGGGAGGGGCCGGTCGTCCTCGTCGCCCACAGCGGCGCCGCGTCGCCCGCGACCGTCGCGATCGACCGCAACGTCGACCGCATCGCGCGCTCGGTGTGGGTCGACACCGCGCCCGTCGTCGACGGGCACGCGATGGATGCGTCGTTCGAGGGCGACGAGATGCCGCTCGAGGCCGCGTGGGAGGACGAGCTCGAGCAGGGCTCGATGCAGGGGCTCTCGGACGAGCAGCTCGACGAGTTCCGCGAGCGCGCCGTGCCTGAGCCCGCGGGCGCCGTGCGCGACGCCGCAGTGCTCCGCGACGACCGCCGGCTCGACGTGCCGGCGACCATCATCTGCACGGCGTTCTCCGCGGCCGACTACCGCTCCTACGCCGAGCAGGGCGTGCCGTTCCTCGCCGGTGTGCTCGAGCACCGCGCGCTCGAGCTCGTCGACCTGCCGACGGGCCACTGGCCGATGTGGTCGAAGCCGCTCGAGCTCGCCGACCGCATCGCGGAGGTCGCCGCGCGGGTCTGACGGCCCACGGCGCGCGGCTCAGTCGCCGGCGGGCAGCAGCACCCAGACGCTCGCGCCGCCGAGCGCCGCGTCCTCGATGCCGATCCGGCCGCCGTGCGCCTGCACGATGCGACGGCAGGTCGAGAGCCCGATGCCGAGCCCCTCGACGCCCGCCTCGACGTCCGACCGGTCGCCGCGCTGCATGAGCCCGAAGACGCGCTCTCGCTCCTCGGCAGGGACTCCCGGCCCGTCGTCATCGATCGTGACGCGCCAGCCGCCGGCGATGCGCTCCGCGCGCACCTCGACGCGCGGCTGGGCGCCGTCGACGGAGGCGAACTTCACCGCGTTCGCGAGCAGGTTCTGGGCGAGGGCGCCCAGCAGCGTCGCGTCGCCCTGCACGACCGGCAGCTCCCCGACGTCGATGCTCGCGCCCGCCGCGTCGATCTGCGCGTCGAGGTCGGCGATCGCGGCGCGCACCACGTCGCCGAGCGCGACCGGGCGCCGGCGCGCGCTGCCGCCGATGCGGGCGAAGTCGAGCAGGTCCTCGACGAGCGACGCCATGCGCGCGGCAGCCGACTCCGCGCGCGAGAGGGCTTTCGTCGCGTCCGGCGCGCTCGCGAGCTCGGGGCTGTCGGCGGCGAGCTCGAGGTAGCCCGTGAGCGCCGCGAGCGGGTTGCGGAGGTCGTGGCTCACCTGGCCCGCGAACTGCGCGAGCTGCTCGTTCGAGCGGCGCAGCTCTCGCGTGAGGCGGCGCAGCTCGAGCACGTCGACGACCTGCTCGGCGAGCAGCCCGAGGCTCCGAGCGCCGTGCTCGTCGAGCTCGCGCACCTCGTCGTCGAAGACGCACAGGCTCCCGATCGGCAGGCCGCTGGGCGTGCGGAGGGGGCTGGATGCGTAGAAGCGGACGTCCGCGATCTCACCCGTCACGAAGGGGTTCTGCGCGAACCGCGCGTCGGCGCGCGCGTCGGCGACGATCGTCTGGTCGGGTCCTTCGAAGACGCGGCTGCACATCGAATCCTCGCGCGAGCACACGGCCGCCTCGAAGCCGACCGCGGCGATCTGGTGCTGCTGCCGGTCGTCGATGATGTTGATGACGGCGTTCGGCACGCCCGCGACCGCGGCGGCGAGCTCGGTGAGCCCGCGCAGGTCGGCGCCGGGCGATTCGGCGAGCACGCCGTACTCGGCGATCGCCGCCGC is a window of Agrococcus sp. Marseille-Q4369 DNA encoding:
- the ilvN gene encoding acetolactate synthase small subunit; translation: MSTHVLSLLVEDKPGLLTRVAGLFARRGFNIESLAVGKTEVPGLSRITAVVDVEDLPLEQVTKQLNKLINVVKIVELEPAQSVQREHMLIKVRVDNSTRSQILEAATLFRARVVDVTTDALVIEVTGDSPKCQALLRLLEPYGIKEIAQSGLLAIGRGGKSISERALKQSS
- the ilvC gene encoding ketol-acid reductoisomerase — encoded protein: MTEVIYDDGADLGIIQGKKVAIIGYGSQGHAHAQNLRDSGVEVRVGLQPESKSCQKATEQGFEVGTPAEVAEWADVVVLLAPDQHQRHIYSDEVAQHMGEGKTLLFSHGFNIRFGYIEAPEGVDVVLVAPKGPGHTVRREFQAGRGVPVIVAVEKDASGSAWQTAWSYAKAIGGLRAGGITTTFTEETETDLFGEQAVLCGGTSQLVQYGFETLIEAGYQPEIAYFEVLHELKLIVDLMWEGGIAKQRWSISDTAEYGDYVSGPRVISPDVKQNMQAVLADIQSGAFAKRFIEDQDAGAPEFTQLREQQQGHPIEETGKKLRALFAWEQPDADYTDGSAAR
- a CDS encoding FAD-dependent oxidoreductase — protein: MASLWLDTAPTIGFDVAGRRDADVVVVGAGITGLMTAALLAGRGAHVVVLEAREVVGAVATGNTTAKVSLLQSDRLHRALGLARREAVEAFVEGSIAGQLRLRGLLAARGTPAEERTAISFAFTSEGVASLEREVEAARGLGIPVESSGAESLPFRVAGAIQLIEQAQVQPVAMLGALAAELREHGGRIVRAEVRSVRTVGRGVEVETDAGSWHASAAVLATGSPVPARATSALLTATRSYAAAYRTAAPLPEPMAISVDSPSRSIRTAAGPDGDVLVAGGPAHAVGRHADPRRLVAELDAWVRSHWPDAERTHVWSAQDYATPDLLPWIGARPGSRGRVLLATGFDKWGMSSGAMSAIALAGRIAGEEPEWARTLRRRGTTVAGLGKAAGAFGAVVAADARAMASALQPASTPAEGEGELGREGLRLVATSTVDGETRRVSAHCPHVGALVAWNTQDRSWDCVAHGSRFAPDGSRLEGPADCPLRSLRRTPRASEPVAG
- a CDS encoding DUF2332 domain-containing protein codes for the protein MDDVTRPGSVAASYRRWAAVEADGRSPRYAEWARGVADDEPLCAALAQLEPIKRQPNLLFAAARFEGVPLVPWSDAREMIAEAWERIRSTMLARLTQTNEARRMATLLPAIAHLEGPIALVEVGASAGLCLYPDRWRYRFGAGRYVGDAALPLLETDASPSTPLPARPPVVAWRGGIDLQPLDPADPATRAWLEALVWPDASGGLDGARVDRLRTALAIARREPADVRRGDLTVDTRAIVEEAGRHAPTVVVWHSAVLAYVSAFERASFADLMADLQVTWVANEGASLEIGPPAPWAGAGDFVLRRDAEPIAAVDPHGVSITWLSDLAT
- the serA gene encoding phosphoglycerate dehydrogenase — its product is MTKPVVLIAEELSAATVDALGPDFDVRHVDGTDRDALFAALADASAVLVRSATRIDAEALSHAPRLKVVARAGVGLDNVEIPAATKAGVMVVNAPTSNIVSAAELAIAHLLGLARHIPAADASLKRGEWKRSAFTGVELYEKTVGIVGLGRIGVLVAERLAAFGTKLVAYDPFVSPARAAQLGVELRSLEELMAESDFITIHIPRTPETVGLIGAAELALAKPTLRIVNASRGGIIDEAALAEALRSGTIAGAGIDVFVTEPPTDDALTSAPNIQVTPHLGASTDEAQEKAGIAVARSVRLALSGDLVPDAVNVAGGVIDEYVRPGIALAERLGQFAAGLAAGPVEAVDVAVHGELAAYDVKVLRLAALKGFFSSIVSEQVTFVNAPVIAESRGVTSELTADERSDEYRNVVEVIVARSDGRRVSVEGTLTGPKQVEKIVGVNGQSVEVPMAHHFVVMEYEDRPGIVAAYGSAFGEASINIAGMQIARTRAGGEALSIITIDQAAPDALVEQLGATIQARTIRQIEIREL
- a CDS encoding TetR/AcrR family transcriptional regulator; this encodes MSKAADTRDRILDAFEQLVIERGERAGTLAATAEAAGVSKGGLLYHFGSKAALVAGLAERLDRFGEAEEVRLGALDDAVAAFLRESVIADQPVDRTLLALLQLGQLEEHAAARDALTRLDDHYLAALEASIGDRDLALVIVRLSDGIYLRSALGGSESIPADSVDRVIARLDGLIRAG
- a CDS encoding MFS transporter, producing the protein MTRSTASAIAAPARAGAREWGALAVLMLPVLLISIDTTALSFALPEIAVALQPTAAQQLWIVDAYSLVLATLLVAMGNLGDRVGRRRLLLIGATGFAVVSVLAAFAPTAELLIAARAALGLFGATLMPATLALLRTTFLDRGQRRLAVAIWATAFSVGAAAGPVVGGLLLAHFAWGSIFLIAVPFLLPLLVLAPLLITESRDPAPGPIDPLGIALSMLALGGLAAGVKELAVAGLDPIGIALVAVAALAGWLFVRRMRRRANPMLDVALFRVPQFSGALVVNLLSVVALTGFLFFVTQHLQLVEDLPVLDAALVLVPGVVAMIVSGLAVVRVVRAVDPGIAVVVALGSSAAAYGILAVLGEDVSLAGIVGAFALLGIGIGAAETVSNDLVLSAVPPAKAGAASALSETAYEFGAVLGTTLLGGLVTAVYRSTLALPAGIDPGVAAAARETLGGAIAAAPGAGEAADAVIAAARTAFDHGVVATSALGAGLMLVAMVVAFRTLRHPEH
- a CDS encoding alpha/beta fold hydrolase: MDTTGGAARARIVLVPGFWLGAWAWDEVAALLRERGHDVTALTLPGLEPDHADRGSVRLDDHVAAIEAAIAGEGPVVLVAHSGAASPATVAIDRNVDRIARSVWVDTAPVVDGHAMDASFEGDEMPLEAAWEDELEQGSMQGLSDEQLDEFRERAVPEPAGAVRDAAVLRDDRRLDVPATIICTAFSAADYRSYAEQGVPFLAGVLEHRALELVDLPTGHWPMWSKPLELADRIAEVAARV
- a CDS encoding HAMP domain-containing sensor histidine kinase → MPNAQDVVRAAAIAEYGVLAESPGADLRGLTELAAAVAGVPNAVINIIDDRQQHQIAAVGFEAAVCSREDSMCSRVFEGPDQTIVADARADARFAQNPFVTGEIADVRFYASSPLRTPSGLPIGSLCVFDDEVRELDEHGARSLGLLAEQVVDVLELRRLTRELRRSNEQLAQFAGQVSHDLRNPLAALTGYLELAADSPELASAPDATKALSRAESAAARMASLVEDLLDFARIGGSARRRPVALGDVVRAAIADLDAQIDAAGASIDVGELPVVQGDATLLGALAQNLLANAVKFASVDGAQPRVEVRAERIAGGWRVTIDDDGPGVPAEERERVFGLMQRGDRSDVEAGVEGLGIGLSTCRRIVQAHGGRIGIEDAALGGASVWVLLPAGD